The following coding sequences lie in one Mycobacterium sp. DL440 genomic window:
- a CDS encoding DUF5134 domain-containing protein — protein sequence MIADLALRWVVTVLFALSAVECTYALVGSRGRPSAAVSQLLHLAMAIAMMVMAWPRGAELPTLGPMLFFLAAVVWFLAGALRSGATQGRVVDGCHAAMMSAMVWMYAVMNGNVLGRHTETVAADGHDMQVTHMAGHHGGTAMVMEHVSVQPPPWIPAINWLLTIGFVIATAVWLYRYFAARQQSETPAFSHFGTLCRAMMAAGMAIMFGVML from the coding sequence ATGATCGCCGATCTTGCCCTCCGCTGGGTGGTGACCGTGTTGTTCGCCCTGAGTGCGGTTGAGTGCACCTACGCCCTGGTGGGCTCTCGTGGCCGCCCGAGCGCTGCGGTGAGCCAGTTACTCCACTTGGCAATGGCCATCGCCATGATGGTGATGGCCTGGCCGAGGGGAGCCGAGCTGCCGACGCTGGGCCCGATGCTCTTCTTCCTGGCTGCCGTTGTCTGGTTTCTGGCCGGCGCGCTGAGGTCCGGGGCGACGCAAGGACGGGTGGTCGACGGCTGTCACGCCGCGATGATGTCGGCGATGGTCTGGATGTATGCCGTCATGAACGGCAATGTGCTTGGACGGCATACCGAAACGGTCGCCGCGGACGGTCACGACATGCAGGTGACGCACATGGCCGGACATCATGGCGGCACGGCGATGGTCATGGAGCACGTCTCGGTGCAGCCGCCGCCCTGGATCCCTGCCATCAACTGGCTGTTGACAATCGGTTTCGTGATCGCCACCGCCGTGTGGCTGTACCGATATTTCGCGGCACGTCAGCAGTCCGAAACTCCGGCGTTCTCGCATTTCGGAACGCTGTGCCGGGCCATGATGGCCGCGGGAATGGCGATCATGTTCGGCGTGATGTTGTAA
- a CDS encoding cation-translocating P-type ATPase: MSCGACAARVENKLNKVDGVRASVNFATRVATVEAAPDVGVEQLCAVIERAGYQAAPRTERSTNDVDPDADHARSLLRRLAIAAVLFIPLADLSVMFAVVPDTRFAGWQWVLTALAAPIVTWAAWPFHRSALRNARHGTSTMETLISIGVTAATVWSMYTIFFDHQTYHAAGVWQALLGSDAIYLEVAAGVTVFVLAGRYFEARARSRAGGALRALAAIGAKSVTVLLADGSELVLPADELKEGQRFVVRPGEAIAADGLVVSGAAAVDVSAMTGESKPVQTQEGSSVVGGTVVLDGRLIVEAAAVGPDTRFAGMVRLVEQAQAQKADAQRLADRIAAVFVPCVLVIAAATAIGWLLTDGDVNRAVSSALAVLVIACPCALGLATPTAMMVASGRGAQLGIFLKGHRALEAIRAVDTVVFDKTGTLTTGQPEVITVVAADGWSEDEVLGHAAAVESASEHPVAHAIVTATREQDSAAVEDFQAFAGHGVAGSVDGVAVVVGRPAWVSRDRVVPANLAAARKMGESQGQTVVFVACGDTVCGAICVADAVKESAAGAIAQLHAEGMKTMLLTGDNAATAAAIGAAVGIDDVVAEVLPEDKVGAIEKLRDQGRVVAMVGDGINDGPALACADLGLAIGRGTDVAIGAADIILVRDNLDSVPQALGLARATMRTIRVNMIWAFGYNIAAIPIAAAGLLNPLIAGAAMAVSSFLVVSNSLRLRNYGRVQQAVGVISHA; this comes from the coding sequence ATGTCGTGCGGGGCCTGCGCTGCCCGCGTGGAGAACAAACTCAACAAGGTCGACGGGGTACGGGCGTCAGTGAACTTCGCCACACGCGTCGCCACCGTGGAAGCCGCCCCGGACGTCGGCGTCGAGCAGCTGTGCGCGGTCATCGAGCGGGCCGGCTATCAGGCGGCCCCCCGCACCGAGCGCTCCACGAACGACGTCGACCCCGATGCCGACCATGCCCGCAGCCTCCTCCGGCGCCTGGCGATCGCCGCCGTGTTGTTCATCCCGCTCGCCGACCTGTCGGTGATGTTCGCCGTGGTGCCCGACACCCGGTTCGCCGGGTGGCAGTGGGTGCTCACCGCGTTGGCGGCGCCGATTGTCACGTGGGCCGCATGGCCGTTCCATCGCAGTGCGCTGCGCAACGCCCGGCACGGGACCTCGACCATGGAGACCTTGATCTCCATCGGCGTCACGGCCGCCACCGTGTGGTCGATGTACACGATCTTCTTCGATCACCAGACCTATCACGCCGCGGGCGTCTGGCAGGCGCTCCTCGGCAGCGATGCCATCTACCTCGAGGTCGCCGCCGGCGTCACGGTTTTCGTGCTCGCGGGCCGCTACTTCGAAGCCCGGGCCCGCTCCCGTGCCGGGGGAGCCCTGCGGGCGCTCGCGGCGATCGGCGCCAAGTCGGTGACGGTGCTGCTCGCCGACGGCAGCGAGCTCGTGCTGCCCGCCGACGAGCTCAAGGAGGGCCAGCGTTTCGTCGTTCGTCCCGGCGAGGCCATCGCGGCCGACGGTCTTGTGGTGAGCGGGGCGGCCGCGGTGGACGTGAGTGCGATGACCGGAGAGTCCAAACCGGTACAGACCCAAGAAGGTTCGAGTGTCGTGGGTGGCACCGTGGTGCTCGATGGCCGCCTGATCGTCGAGGCCGCCGCGGTGGGACCCGACACCCGGTTCGCCGGGATGGTCCGCCTGGTGGAGCAGGCGCAGGCGCAGAAAGCCGACGCGCAGAGACTGGCCGACCGCATCGCCGCGGTATTCGTGCCGTGTGTGCTGGTGATCGCGGCGGCCACCGCCATCGGTTGGCTGTTGACCGATGGCGACGTCAACCGGGCGGTATCGTCCGCCCTCGCCGTCCTGGTGATCGCCTGCCCTTGCGCGCTGGGACTGGCGACCCCGACCGCGATGATGGTGGCCTCGGGCCGCGGCGCCCAGCTGGGGATCTTCCTCAAGGGGCACCGCGCCCTGGAGGCGATTCGCGCAGTCGACACGGTCGTGTTCGACAAGACCGGCACCCTGACCACCGGACAACCCGAGGTCATCACCGTCGTCGCAGCCGACGGATGGAGCGAGGACGAGGTTCTCGGACATGCGGCGGCAGTCGAGTCGGCATCCGAACATCCGGTGGCCCATGCGATCGTCACCGCCACCAGGGAACAGGACTCCGCCGCGGTGGAGGACTTCCAGGCGTTCGCCGGCCACGGTGTGGCCGGTTCCGTGGACGGCGTGGCCGTTGTCGTCGGGCGTCCTGCCTGGGTGAGCCGGGACCGCGTGGTGCCGGCCAACCTTGCCGCGGCCCGCAAGATGGGCGAGTCGCAAGGCCAGACAGTCGTATTCGTCGCCTGTGGCGACACCGTCTGCGGTGCCATCTGCGTTGCCGACGCCGTCAAGGAGTCGGCGGCCGGCGCTATCGCACAACTGCATGCCGAGGGCATGAAAACCATGCTGTTGACGGGCGACAACGCCGCAACGGCGGCCGCGATCGGTGCGGCGGTGGGCATCGACGACGTAGTCGCCGAGGTGCTGCCCGAGGACAAGGTCGGCGCGATCGAGAAGTTGCGCGACCAGGGCCGGGTGGTGGCCATGGTCGGCGACGGAATCAACGACGGTCCCGCGTTGGCCTGTGCTGACCTGGGCCTGGCCATCGGCCGGGGCACCGATGTGGCCATCGGCGCGGCCGACATCATCCTCGTGCGCGACAACCTCGATTCGGTCCCGCAGGCGTTGGGTCTGGCCCGGGCGACGATGCGGACCATCAGGGTCAACATGATCTGGGCCTTCGGGTACAACATCGCGGCGATTCCGATCGCGGCGGCAGGTCTGTTGAACCCGTTGATCGCCGGTGCGGCGATGGCGGTGTCGTCATTCCTGGTCGTGTCGAACAGCCTGCGGTTGCGCAATTACGGGAGGGTCCAGCAAGCCGTCGGCGTAATCTCACATGCATGA
- a CDS encoding bifunctional 2-methylcitrate synthase/citrate synthase, with the protein MTIIANGTADKPKIHKGLAGVVVDTTAISKVVPETNTLTYRGYPVQDLAAHCSFEQVAYLLWHGELPTDQELAMFTQRERASRRIDRSMQSLLAKLPDNCHPMDVVRTAISYLGAEDPEEDDSSPSANFAKSLRMFAVLPTIVAADMRRRRGLEPIAPHSHMGYSENFLNMCFGEVPDPMIVDAFEQSMVLYAEHSFNASTFAARVVTSTQSDIYSAVTAAIGALKGSLHGGANEAVMHDMLEIGSADRAAEWLHGKLSRKDKVMGFGHRVYKNGDSRVPTMKAALQHIAAVRDGQRWLDIYDRLEQNMLAATGIKPNLDFPTGPAYHLMGFDIPSFTPLFVMSRITGWTAHIMEQAASNALIRPLSDYSGQPQRALS; encoded by the coding sequence GTGACCATTATCGCGAACGGCACCGCCGACAAGCCGAAGATCCACAAGGGCCTGGCCGGGGTGGTGGTCGACACCACCGCCATCTCCAAGGTGGTGCCCGAGACCAACACCCTGACCTACCGCGGCTACCCGGTGCAGGACCTGGCCGCCCACTGCAGCTTCGAGCAGGTGGCCTACCTGCTGTGGCACGGCGAACTTCCGACCGACCAGGAACTGGCGATGTTCACCCAGCGGGAGCGGGCCTCGCGCCGCATCGACCGCTCCATGCAGTCACTGCTGGCCAAGCTGCCGGACAACTGCCATCCGATGGACGTGGTGCGTACCGCGATCAGCTACCTGGGCGCGGAGGACCCGGAAGAGGATGACAGCAGTCCCTCGGCCAACTTCGCCAAGTCGCTGCGGATGTTCGCGGTTCTGCCCACCATCGTCGCGGCCGATATGCGCAGGCGTCGCGGGCTGGAACCGATTGCTCCACACAGCCACATGGGCTACTCGGAGAATTTCCTCAACATGTGTTTCGGTGAGGTGCCGGACCCGATGATCGTCGACGCATTCGAGCAGTCGATGGTTCTCTATGCCGAACACAGCTTCAACGCATCCACCTTCGCGGCACGCGTGGTCACCTCGACCCAGTCGGACATCTACAGTGCGGTCACGGCCGCCATCGGCGCTTTGAAGGGGTCGCTGCACGGCGGCGCCAACGAGGCCGTGATGCACGACATGCTCGAAATCGGCTCGGCCGACCGTGCTGCGGAGTGGCTGCATGGCAAGCTTTCCCGCAAGGACAAGGTGATGGGATTCGGCCATCGGGTGTACAAGAACGGTGACTCCCGGGTGCCCACCATGAAGGCCGCTCTGCAACACATTGCGGCAGTGCGCGATGGCCAGCGCTGGCTGGACATCTACGACCGTCTGGAACAGAACATGCTCGCCGCCACCGGGATCAAACCCAACCTGGACTTTCCGACCGGGCCGGCGTACCACCTGATGGGCTTCGACATTCCCAGCTTCACACCGCTTTTCGTGATGAGTCGGATCACCGGTTGGACGGCGCACATCATGGAGCAGGCCGCATCGAACGCCCTGATCCGGCCGCTCAGTGACTACAGCGGACAGCCGCAGCGCGCGCTCTCGTGA
- a CDS encoding cytochrome c oxidase assembly protein yields MARVRMSTAAGVWRGRLTLLGIVAGCTVVLFMCASQLGAQRLDAAGIADPGTATSAARLLGHWFGTLAGAVCVGALVWIVTTAIPRDDGRIDAASFSAHLLVERIAIVWVCCTTAMVVVSASADAGIPISRLVSGPGLGSTIAASEAARGWCVAALCALALAVGVRFTFRWVGHCVALLPALVGVVAVPVTGNAGQGPDHDIATSAVIVFSVVVAVWAGTKIVSAGLADVVLRRRVQVLQLACGSVAIVYGALLATLMLGGLPLLGSAYGRAVVVAGVLLALVWVGDGALLLTRGTPSRLVNTVSAAAVIVVTAAVALAASSVPPRFTVHEFSTWDVFLGYQLDAPPSVVSLLTVWRFDPLIGTAAIVLALGYLLAATLLRRRGDYWPVGRTIAWSLGCAALLATTSSGVRAYGSAMFSVHMGEHMALNMFVPVLLVLGAPVTLALRVLPTAPKGETPGPREWLVWLVHAPVTRFLSHPVTAFMLFVGSLYLVYFTPLFDTLIRYHWGHEFMSVHFLLTGYLYYWGIIGIDPGPRRLPFLGRLGLLFAVMPFHAFFGIATMTMTSSLGESFYRSVNLPWLQSISDDQHLGGAIAWGSSELPVLIVVIALVTQWARQDRRAGAREDRHSDRGYDDELDAYNAMLSELARNRR; encoded by the coding sequence ATGGCGCGTGTGCGCATGTCCACTGCGGCCGGGGTGTGGCGGGGACGCCTGACACTGCTCGGCATCGTCGCAGGTTGCACTGTGGTGCTGTTCATGTGCGCCTCGCAGCTGGGCGCACAGCGGCTGGATGCGGCGGGGATCGCTGACCCGGGAACAGCCACCAGCGCAGCTCGGTTGCTCGGGCACTGGTTCGGCACCCTGGCAGGCGCGGTGTGCGTCGGAGCTCTCGTCTGGATTGTGACGACCGCGATACCTCGCGACGACGGGCGAATCGACGCGGCGTCCTTTTCCGCGCATCTGCTTGTCGAACGCATCGCGATCGTCTGGGTCTGCTGCACCACCGCGATGGTCGTCGTCTCGGCGTCGGCCGATGCGGGAATTCCGATCAGCCGGCTCGTCTCCGGTCCCGGCCTCGGCAGCACCATCGCCGCCTCCGAGGCCGCTCGCGGGTGGTGCGTGGCGGCGTTGTGCGCGCTGGCGCTGGCCGTCGGCGTGCGTTTTACCTTCCGCTGGGTCGGACATTGTGTGGCTCTGCTGCCGGCGTTGGTCGGAGTGGTCGCGGTACCGGTGACCGGCAATGCCGGGCAGGGGCCGGATCATGACATCGCCACGAGCGCCGTGATCGTCTTCTCGGTGGTTGTCGCGGTATGGGCCGGAACGAAAATCGTCTCGGCTGGATTGGCCGACGTCGTGCTTCGACGCCGGGTCCAGGTGTTGCAGCTGGCATGCGGATCGGTCGCCATCGTCTACGGCGCCCTCCTGGCCACGCTGATGTTGGGCGGGTTGCCGCTCCTGGGTTCGGCCTACGGGCGGGCCGTGGTGGTCGCGGGGGTGCTGCTAGCGCTGGTGTGGGTTGGCGACGGCGCGCTTCTGCTGACGCGCGGTACCCCGTCGCGACTGGTCAACACCGTGTCTGCGGCCGCGGTGATCGTCGTCACCGCGGCGGTGGCGCTCGCCGCGAGCAGTGTGCCGCCGCGATTCACCGTCCACGAGTTCTCAACGTGGGACGTCTTTTTGGGCTATCAACTCGATGCACCCCCGAGCGTGGTCAGCCTGCTCACGGTGTGGCGGTTCGACCCGCTGATCGGAACGGCAGCCATCGTGCTCGCACTTGGCTATCTCCTCGCGGCGACGCTGCTGCGGCGACGGGGTGACTACTGGCCGGTGGGACGCACGATCGCCTGGTCCCTGGGTTGCGCGGCCCTGCTGGCCACCACGAGTTCCGGTGTGCGGGCCTACGGTTCGGCGATGTTCAGCGTGCACATGGGTGAACACATGGCGCTCAACATGTTTGTCCCGGTGCTCCTGGTGCTCGGCGCGCCGGTGACGCTCGCGCTACGGGTGCTGCCCACCGCGCCGAAGGGTGAGACGCCTGGTCCCCGCGAGTGGCTCGTATGGCTCGTGCACGCCCCGGTGACGCGATTCCTGTCGCACCCGGTGACGGCGTTCATGCTGTTCGTAGGCTCGCTCTACCTCGTGTACTTCACGCCCTTGTTCGATACCTTGATCCGGTATCACTGGGGCCACGAGTTCATGAGCGTGCATTTCCTGCTGACCGGCTACCTGTATTACTGGGGAATCATCGGCATCGACCCCGGACCGCGTCGCCTGCCCTTCCTGGGGCGGCTCGGGCTCCTGTTCGCCGTGATGCCCTTCCATGCCTTCTTCGGTATCGCCACGATGACGATGACGTCATCCCTGGGCGAGAGCTTCTATCGGTCCGTCAATCTTCCTTGGCTGCAGAGCATTTCGGATGACCAACACCTGGGCGGCGCCATCGCGTGGGGTTCGAGCGAGCTGCCGGTGCTCATCGTGGTCATTGCCCTGGTGACCCAATGGGCACGTCAGGATCGCCGAGCGGGCGCGCGGGAGGACCGCCACAGCGACCGCGGGTACGACGACGAACTCGACGCCTACAACGCGATGCTCAGCGAGCTCGCCCGCAACCGGCGCTGA
- the prpD gene encoding 2-methylcitrate dehydratase PrpD — protein MLEHDVRTRRSAEDFPRSEHLAWKIAEIAADPVAVPPETEAMVINRIIDNAAVSAASVIRRPVTVARAQALAHKTPRGAAVFGVDGTVSPEWAAWANGVAVRELDFHDTFLAAEYSHPGDNIPALVAVAQQLGVNGADLIRGIATAYEVQVDLVKGICLHQHKIDHVAHLGPSVAAGLGTMLRLDPETIYAAIGQALHLTTATRQSRKGLISSWKAYAPAWAGKVAIEAVDRAMRGEGSPAPIWEGEDGVIAWLLSGPDHTYQVPLPAPGEPKRAILDTYTKEHSAEYQSQAPIDLARRMRERIGDLDQIATIVLHTSNHTHVVIGTGSNDPQKFDPDASRETLDHSVMYIFAVALQDGTWHHERSYAPERAHRPDTIELWRKISTVEDPEWTRRYHSNDPNEKAFGAKAVITLKSGETIVDELAVADAHPLGARPFAREQYVAKFAELADGVVEAEERQRFLSAVENVSVTKSGGLGALNVRVDPRVLDKAPTIPSGIFR, from the coding sequence ATGCTTGAACATGACGTCAGAACACGGCGCAGCGCCGAGGACTTCCCGCGTAGCGAACACTTGGCCTGGAAGATCGCCGAGATCGCCGCCGACCCGGTAGCGGTACCGCCCGAGACCGAGGCGATGGTGATCAACCGGATCATCGACAACGCCGCGGTGTCGGCCGCGTCGGTGATTCGCCGGCCGGTAACGGTGGCGCGTGCCCAGGCGCTCGCGCACAAGACACCGAGAGGTGCCGCGGTGTTCGGCGTCGACGGCACGGTCTCACCCGAATGGGCGGCCTGGGCCAACGGCGTCGCAGTCCGCGAATTGGATTTCCACGACACCTTCCTGGCCGCCGAGTACTCCCATCCGGGTGACAACATCCCCGCGCTGGTCGCCGTGGCCCAGCAGCTCGGTGTGAACGGCGCCGACCTGATCCGCGGTATCGCCACCGCCTACGAGGTGCAGGTCGATCTGGTCAAGGGAATCTGCCTGCACCAGCACAAGATCGACCATGTCGCCCACCTGGGACCGTCGGTGGCCGCCGGCCTCGGCACCATGCTGCGGCTCGACCCCGAAACCATCTACGCCGCAATCGGTCAGGCCCTGCACCTGACCACTGCCACCCGCCAGTCGCGCAAGGGGCTCATCTCCAGCTGGAAGGCCTACGCGCCGGCGTGGGCAGGCAAGGTGGCCATCGAGGCCGTCGACCGTGCGATGCGCGGTGAGGGATCGCCCGCCCCGATCTGGGAAGGCGAGGACGGGGTGATCGCCTGGCTGCTGTCGGGCCCGGACCATACCTACCAGGTGCCGCTGCCGGCTCCGGGAGAGCCCAAGCGCGCCATCCTGGACACCTATACCAAGGAACATTCGGCGGAGTACCAGAGTCAGGCACCGATCGACCTGGCCCGCCGGATGCGCGAGCGTATCGGTGATCTTGATCAGATCGCCACCATCGTGCTGCACACCAGCAACCACACCCACGTGGTGATCGGCACCGGATCCAATGACCCGCAGAAATTCGATCCCGACGCGTCCCGCGAGACGCTGGACCACTCGGTGATGTACATCTTCGCCGTCGCGTTACAGGACGGCACCTGGCACCACGAGCGGTCGTACGCCCCGGAGCGGGCCCACCGACCGGACACCATTGAGCTGTGGCGCAAGATCTCCACCGTCGAGGATCCGGAATGGACGCGGCGCTATCACTCGAATGATCCGAATGAGAAGGCGTTCGGCGCGAAGGCCGTCATCACCCTCAAGAGCGGTGAGACCATCGTCGACGAACTCGCGGTCGCCGATGCCCACCCGCTGGGCGCGCGCCCGTTCGCACGTGAGCAGTACGTCGCCAAGTTCGCCGAGCTGGCCGACGGCGTCGTGGAAGCCGAAGAGCGGCAACGGTTCCTGAGTGCGGTCGAGAACGTTTCAGTGACCAAATCCGGCGGGCTCGGTGCACTCAATGTCCGGGTCGATCCGCGGGTCCTGGACAAGGCGCCGACGATTCCCTCGGGGATTTTCCGGTGA
- the prpB gene encoding methylisocitrate lyase, whose amino-acid sequence MSAGGLLGSATPASEKRRKFRRGLESGRLLRFPGAFSPLVAKLVAEIGFDGVYVSGAVLSADLGLPDIGLTTLTEVAGRGTQIASVTDLPTFIDADTGFGEPMSAARTVTLLEDAGLAGLHLEDQVNPKRCGHLDGKAVVETSEMVKRLRAAVAARRDPNFIICARTDAAGIEGIPAAIDRAKAYADAGADLIFTEALHTPGDFEQFREAVDVPLLANMTEFGKSELLTTRQLSEIGYNMVIYPVTTLRLAMHAVEVGLREIDSAGTQSGLLDQMQHRSRLYELLRYTDYNQFDSDIYNFSLQGATQ is encoded by the coding sequence GTGAGCGCGGGCGGGTTACTCGGCTCTGCGACACCGGCCTCGGAGAAGCGCCGAAAGTTCCGCCGTGGGTTGGAGTCCGGTCGGCTCCTGCGCTTTCCCGGTGCGTTCTCTCCGCTGGTGGCCAAGCTGGTCGCCGAGATCGGCTTCGACGGCGTCTATGTATCCGGTGCGGTGCTGTCCGCAGATCTGGGCCTGCCGGACATCGGGTTGACGACGCTGACCGAGGTAGCCGGCCGGGGCACCCAGATCGCCTCGGTCACCGACCTTCCGACGTTCATCGACGCCGACACCGGATTCGGCGAGCCGATGAGCGCGGCCCGCACCGTGACGCTCCTCGAGGATGCGGGCTTGGCCGGTCTTCACCTCGAGGACCAGGTGAACCCCAAGCGGTGCGGGCATCTCGACGGCAAGGCCGTGGTCGAGACCTCGGAGATGGTCAAGCGTCTGCGGGCTGCGGTCGCCGCGCGCAGGGATCCGAACTTCATCATCTGCGCCCGCACCGACGCCGCGGGTATCGAGGGGATTCCCGCGGCCATCGACCGGGCCAAGGCCTACGCAGATGCCGGTGCCGACCTGATCTTCACCGAGGCGCTGCACACCCCTGGAGATTTCGAGCAGTTCCGCGAGGCGGTGGACGTTCCGCTGCTGGCCAACATGACCGAATTCGGCAAGTCCGAACTGCTGACGACGCGACAGTTGTCCGAGATCGGCTACAACATGGTGATCTACCCGGTCACCACGCTGCGCCTGGCCATGCATGCGGTTGAAGTGGGCCTGCGTGAAATTGACTCGGCAGGAACGCAATCCGGACTTCTGGATCAGATGCAACACCGCAGCCGGCTCTACGAGTTGCTGCGCTACACCGATTACAACCAGTTCGACTCCGATATCTACAACTTCTCGCTGCAAGGGGCAACGCAGTGA
- a CDS encoding short-chain fatty acyl-CoA regulator family protein, translated as MTKTFAGARLRRLRDERGLTQVALARALGLSTSYVNQLENDQRPITVPVLLALSDRFDLPTHYFAPDADARLVSDLREILTDSATTAQIEELVARMPEVGQTMVSMHRRLHDATAELEAVHGRANLDAQAGTQQPMPFEEVRDFFYDRRNYIDALDRAAENLFARHRLQIGGLDRQLADLLSSEFGISVVVDDGDVLGSSVKRRYQPEAGTLHVARWLLPGQRAFQLATQIALLLHSELINSIVATDDQLSSEARDVARIGLANYFAGALLLPYRMFLSAAEDLRYDIDQLARRFEMGFETICHRLSTLQRPDARGVPFIFVRTDSAGNISKRQSATAFHFSRVGGNCPLWVVHQAFSRPGEFLTQVAQMPDGRSYFWIARTSASAPSRYLGTPKSFAIGLGCDLSHADKLVYSVGIDLSDPEATVPIGAGCRICDRPACPQRAFPYVGRPVHVDPQTSSNLPYSPTA; from the coding sequence GTGACGAAGACATTCGCCGGCGCCCGTCTGCGACGGCTACGTGACGAGAGAGGCCTGACCCAGGTCGCGCTGGCGCGCGCTCTGGGATTGTCGACGAGCTACGTCAACCAGCTGGAGAACGATCAGCGCCCGATCACGGTCCCGGTGTTGCTGGCCCTGTCCGACCGCTTCGATCTGCCGACCCACTACTTCGCCCCCGATGCTGACGCGCGGCTGGTGTCGGACCTGCGCGAGATCTTGACGGACAGCGCCACCACCGCGCAGATCGAAGAGCTCGTCGCCCGCATGCCCGAGGTCGGTCAGACCATGGTGAGCATGCATCGCCGTCTGCACGATGCCACCGCCGAACTGGAGGCCGTGCACGGTCGGGCCAACCTGGACGCGCAGGCGGGTACGCAGCAGCCCATGCCTTTTGAAGAGGTACGCGACTTCTTCTACGACCGCCGCAACTACATCGACGCACTCGACCGTGCCGCCGAGAATCTGTTCGCCCGTCACCGCCTCCAGATCGGAGGGCTCGACCGGCAACTGGCCGACTTGCTGTCCAGCGAGTTCGGCATTTCGGTCGTAGTAGACGACGGGGATGTGTTGGGTTCAAGCGTGAAACGCCGGTACCAGCCCGAAGCCGGCACGCTCCACGTCGCGCGATGGCTGCTGCCCGGCCAGCGCGCATTCCAGCTCGCCACCCAGATCGCTTTGTTGCTGCACTCCGAGCTGATCAACTCCATCGTGGCCACCGATGACCAATTGAGCTCGGAGGCAAGGGATGTGGCCCGTATCGGGCTGGCCAACTACTTCGCGGGCGCCCTGTTACTCCCCTACCGGATGTTCCTGTCCGCCGCCGAGGATCTGCGCTACGACATCGACCAGCTTGCCCGCCGTTTCGAGATGGGATTCGAAACCATCTGCCATCGGCTGTCCACTCTGCAGCGGCCGGACGCCCGCGGCGTCCCGTTCATCTTCGTTCGCACCGACAGTGCGGGGAACATCTCGAAGCGCCAGTCCGCCACAGCCTTTCACTTTTCCCGGGTGGGCGGAAACTGTCCACTATGGGTGGTGCATCAGGCGTTCTCCCGTCCCGGCGAGTTCTTGACCCAGGTCGCTCAGATGCCTGACGGACGGAGCTATTTCTGGATCGCGAGAACCTCGGCGTCAGCGCCGAGCCGGTACCTGGGTACACCCAAGAGTTTCGCGATCGGGCTCGGCTGCGATCTGAGCCATGCCGACAAGCTCGTCTATTCGGTGGGCATCGATCTGAGTGATCCCGAAGCCACGGTGCCCATCGGAGCAGGTTGCCGGATATGCGACCGACCGGCCTGCCCACAGCGGGCGTTCCCTTATGTGGGTAGGCCAGTCCATGTCGACCCGCAGACCAGCAGCAATCTGCCCTACTCGCCGACAGCGTGA
- a CDS encoding DUF2275 domain-containing protein: MDCVVAREALSARLDGEREPVPSARVDEHVRDCPECTTWYDRAGVQALQLRDLANTALIGAVNGRPNRGAGAMSGLRQRLSPHLLTIAIVVIGVAQMGLAIAQAAGINFGMVAAHHGSASGAHLLNESTAWSAALGIATIVMAFRRRIAPGLACVLVIYCGFLAYYVVSDALAGQVTSVRVLSHVPVVLAAAVSMWASRTKRPHHPSPRAHGEDDESGPAEPSRRHLRAADDPAA, from the coding sequence GTGGACTGCGTTGTGGCACGTGAGGCGCTTTCGGCGCGCCTCGATGGGGAGCGTGAGCCGGTCCCCTCTGCACGCGTCGACGAGCATGTACGCGATTGCCCGGAGTGCACCACCTGGTACGACCGGGCCGGGGTTCAAGCCCTGCAATTACGCGATTTGGCCAACACCGCGCTGATCGGCGCGGTGAACGGACGCCCGAACCGCGGGGCAGGTGCGATGAGCGGGCTGCGGCAACGGCTGAGCCCCCACCTGCTGACCATCGCAATCGTCGTCATCGGGGTGGCCCAGATGGGTTTGGCGATCGCACAAGCGGCAGGCATCAATTTCGGGATGGTTGCCGCGCATCACGGCTCGGCCAGCGGGGCTCATTTACTCAACGAGTCCACGGCGTGGTCGGCGGCGCTGGGAATCGCGACGATTGTGATGGCGTTCCGCCGGCGAATCGCGCCCGGTCTCGCCTGTGTGCTGGTGATCTACTGCGGATTCCTGGCCTATTACGTGGTGTCGGATGCACTGGCGGGGCAGGTGACCTCGGTCCGTGTCCTGAGTCATGTCCCGGTGGTGTTGGCTGCGGCCGTCTCGATGTGGGCGTCGCGCACCAAGCGCCCACACCACCCGTCACCCCGGGCACACGGTGAGGATGACGAATCGGGCCCGGCCGAGCCGAGCCGTCGTCATCTCCGAGCCGCGGATGACCCCGCCGCCTGA